The Lysinibacillus timonensis nucleotide sequence CCTATACCAAAATTTTATAGGTCCATATCCTATTACAGACAAGTTGATATGATGACTCAGCTTGGGTAACTACGAAGAAAGGGGGAGAATTAGTGACACTTCGGGAATGCACGGAATGTAAACATACAAATAAAAAGTCTCAATGTAATTGTAGAAAATGCGATACCGAGAGCCCTTTTTTAATGTTGGAAATGGAGGAGGAGAAGAGAGTGAGTAGAAAGAGAAGAAAACGTGATGCAACAGTTACTCAAGGTTTCGATCAGGTTTCAGTTTTTGATCAGGAATCTGATGAATGTATCTGGATTAAAGACTCATGTAACATCACAGTCAAGTCACACGATACTCAAGCAGCGGTTTCTCTTCAAGTTGGTTTACAGCTTGCAATTGCTTTAGTATTAAGTATTTCCATTGGTGATACAGAACAAGGTCGCGCCGTAGCTCAAGAGATGTTCCAAAAATTTGACGAT carries:
- a CDS encoding spore coat protein, translated to MSRKRRKRDATVTQGFDQVSVFDQESDECIWIKDSCNITVKSHDTQAAVSLQVGLQLAIALVLSISIGDTEQGRAVAQEMFQKFDDEQTNKQKIYIENTKDCEIVTTDTDLSANIQGLLQVLVTLVGRLDVF